In Spirosoma aureum, a single genomic region encodes these proteins:
- a CDS encoding sigma-54-dependent transcriptional regulator translates to MPGTILLIDDEPKLRQLLARILTLEDYQVLEADDARSGLRTLERTEIQLVISDVKLPDGNGIDLTAQVKKIQPATEVIVLTAYGTIADGVKAIKNGAFDYITKGDDNDRIIPLVSRAIEKAQLQFRIKRLEEQVQQKYGFEKIIGQSKTIQQAIDLARRVAVTDTTVLLTGETGTGKEVFAQAIHQASPRRAGSFVAVNCSALGKEILESELFGHRAGAFTGATRDKKGLFEEANKGTIFLDEIGEMALDLQAKLLRVLETHEFMRVGDTKPTKTDVRVVAATNRDLKQDAETGHFRSDLYYRLSVFSIELPPLRDRRDDIPVLAEVLAQQEAAKIGKKQMTLSPAFIDALTRYSWKGNIRELKNVIERAVILSDGQTLLPTYLPLDVQSPSSQPPAFSYDLATVEKNHIERVLQHTNGNKAESARLLGISLSTLYRKYDEYQLG, encoded by the coding sequence ATGCCTGGCACCATCCTACTCATCGACGACGAACCCAAACTTCGTCAACTATTAGCCCGAATCCTGACTCTGGAAGATTATCAGGTACTGGAGGCTGATGATGCCCGAAGTGGCTTACGCACACTGGAACGAACAGAAATCCAGTTGGTTATCAGCGATGTAAAGCTCCCCGACGGTAATGGTATTGACCTGACAGCCCAGGTAAAAAAAATCCAGCCCGCCACTGAAGTCATTGTCCTGACTGCTTATGGGACTATTGCCGATGGCGTAAAAGCGATCAAAAATGGTGCTTTCGACTACATAACCAAGGGCGACGATAATGATAGGATCATTCCGCTGGTGAGTCGGGCAATCGAGAAGGCGCAGTTACAGTTTCGGATTAAACGGCTCGAAGAACAGGTACAACAGAAATACGGTTTTGAGAAAATTATCGGGCAGTCCAAAACCATTCAGCAAGCCATCGATCTGGCCCGCAGAGTTGCGGTGACCGACACGACTGTACTGCTGACCGGCGAAACGGGCACAGGAAAAGAAGTTTTCGCGCAGGCTATCCACCAGGCGAGTCCACGCCGGGCGGGGTCGTTTGTGGCTGTCAATTGTAGCGCGCTGGGTAAAGAAATTCTGGAAAGTGAACTCTTCGGGCATCGAGCCGGTGCATTTACGGGAGCTACACGCGACAAAAAAGGGCTGTTTGAAGAAGCCAATAAAGGCACTATTTTTCTGGACGAAATCGGCGAAATGGCCCTTGACCTACAGGCCAAACTGCTGCGTGTGCTCGAAACGCACGAATTTATGCGCGTAGGCGACACAAAGCCTACCAAAACCGATGTGCGGGTTGTTGCCGCCACCAATCGTGATCTGAAGCAGGACGCCGAAACCGGCCATTTTCGGTCTGATTTATACTACCGGCTCTCCGTTTTTTCCATCGAACTTCCTCCCCTGCGCGACCGGCGCGACGACATTCCTGTCCTTGCCGAAGTGCTGGCTCAGCAGGAAGCTGCCAAAATTGGAAAAAAGCAAATGACGCTAAGTCCGGCATTTATCGACGCGCTAACCCGCTACAGTTGGAAAGGCAACATTCGCGAATTGAAAAACGTCATCGAGCGGGCGGTTATCCTCAGCGATGGGCAAACCTTATTGCCAACCTATCTACCGCTGGATGTTCAATCCCCTTCCAGTCAACCTCCTGCCTTTTCATATGACCTGGCGACCGTCGAAAAAAACCATATCGAACGTGTGTTGCAGCATACGAATGGCAACAAAGCCGAATCCGCCCGGCTGCTCGGTATTAGTCTGAGTACGCTCTATCGGAAATACGATGAATATCAGTTAGGGTGA
- a CDS encoding M28 family metallopeptidase translates to MRFSTSFPLALLISLTVVTVSLAQSGSIPSEAQTIAKTVRPEAIRAAMHFLADDALEGRKPGTRGFALAANYMQTQLEALGLQPAGENNTYRQAVPLRRWQVREKTSFLTLSFKDGEKTLLYGQQFILNPNPDHANSDVSAPVVFVGYGVSAPELGYDDYANIDVKGKIVAYVNGAPTIFPSNQRAYYSSAKAEIAAAHGAVGVLSFSLPTDLRNRIETAAPRTRQGIYRWLDKRGKPQRTFPAIKGSASLSDSTARLIFTNSATSFSDAVAAVMKNRSQAFPLNISAQMHTQTDAVEDVAGQNVVAVLPGSDPVLKNEYIVYVAHLDHLGIGRPVKGDSIYNGAHDNASGVAINLETARLFASLPKAPRRSLVFVGVTGEEMGLLGSDYFASNPTVPKDKIVANFCLDMPFFFHPLLDIVPYGAEHSSLGHETELAAAFVGVQISPDPIPEQTVFMRSDHFSFVRQGIPAIYIKSGSQTGNPNLDGTKLNLDWRATIYHSPQDDINQPFDFNAAAKHVQLQFLIGYLAAQADSRPTWNKGDFFGTKFGKPATP, encoded by the coding sequence ATGCGTTTTTCTACCTCTTTCCCGCTCGCTCTGCTCATCAGTCTGACTGTCGTGACGGTGTCTTTGGCTCAGTCGGGCAGTATTCCTTCCGAGGCACAAACCATTGCGAAAACCGTCCGCCCTGAAGCGATCCGGGCCGCCATGCATTTTCTTGCCGATGATGCGCTCGAAGGCCGCAAACCCGGCACACGAGGGTTTGCGCTGGCTGCCAATTACATGCAAACCCAGCTCGAAGCACTGGGTCTACAACCAGCCGGAGAAAACAATACGTATCGCCAGGCCGTACCCCTCCGCCGGTGGCAGGTCCGGGAAAAGACTAGTTTTCTGACGCTTTCCTTTAAAGATGGCGAAAAGACACTGCTTTATGGACAACAGTTTATTCTGAACCCAAATCCAGATCATGCCAACAGCGATGTCAGTGCACCTGTTGTGTTTGTCGGCTATGGCGTGTCGGCACCAGAGTTGGGGTATGATGATTATGCGAACATTGATGTTAAAGGTAAAATCGTGGCTTATGTAAACGGAGCGCCAACCATTTTTCCGTCAAACCAGCGGGCTTATTATTCGTCGGCGAAGGCAGAGATCGCTGCGGCACATGGAGCAGTCGGTGTGCTTTCGTTTAGCTTACCAACCGACTTGCGTAACCGCATCGAAACAGCCGCTCCCCGAACCCGGCAAGGCATTTATCGCTGGCTCGATAAGCGTGGAAAGCCACAACGCACGTTTCCGGCCATTAAAGGCTCTGCTTCCCTAAGCGATTCGACCGCCAGGCTGATTTTTACGAATTCGGCCACTTCGTTCAGCGATGCGGTAGCCGCTGTCATGAAAAACCGCTCTCAGGCATTTCCGCTTAACATTTCGGCTCAGATGCATACCCAGACTGATGCAGTAGAAGATGTAGCCGGACAAAATGTAGTAGCCGTATTGCCTGGCTCTGATCCTGTTCTGAAAAACGAATACATCGTCTATGTCGCGCACCTCGATCATTTAGGCATTGGCCGCCCGGTAAAAGGCGACTCGATCTATAACGGTGCGCACGATAACGCGTCGGGGGTTGCTATCAATCTCGAAACGGCCCGGCTATTCGCATCCCTGCCCAAAGCTCCGCGCCGATCGCTTGTGTTTGTGGGCGTAACGGGAGAGGAAATGGGCCTGCTGGGTTCCGATTATTTTGCCAGTAACCCAACCGTTCCGAAAGACAAAATCGTTGCCAATTTCTGCCTCGATATGCCCTTTTTCTTCCACCCATTGCTCGATATCGTGCCCTATGGTGCCGAACATTCAAGTCTGGGTCATGAAACAGAACTGGCCGCTGCATTTGTTGGCGTTCAGATCAGCCCGGACCCGATTCCGGAACAAACTGTGTTTATGCGCAGCGATCACTTCAGCTTTGTTCGGCAGGGCATTCCGGCCATCTATATCAAAAGCGGCTCCCAAACAGGCAATCCCAACCTCGACGGCACCAAACTCAACCTCGATTGGCGGGCTACCATTTACCACTCTCCACAGGATGATATCAACCAGCCCTTCGATTTCAATGCCGCGGCCAAACATGTGCAACTGCAATTCCTGATCGGCTATCTAGCGGCTCAGGCCGACAGTCGCCCTACCTGGAACAAGGGTGATTTTTTCGGAACGAAGTTTGGGAAGCCCGCTACACCCTAA
- a CDS encoding TlpA disulfide reductase family protein, whose amino-acid sequence MKSIFGLFLILLLAGAKPAQSQLVKVIKFNQLNQLVNQPNDTLYVVNFWATWCAPCVKELPQFEALRQAYSDKKLAVLLVSLDDKSDLTRKVNPFVRNRKIRSKVVLLDETDLNTWIDKIAPEWSGALPMTLIINQRRKIRQYIGKPLKEGELTTIIDQYKL is encoded by the coding sequence ATGAAATCAATTTTTGGCTTATTTTTGATATTACTGCTGGCTGGCGCTAAACCAGCACAAAGCCAGTTGGTGAAGGTCATTAAATTCAATCAGTTGAATCAACTGGTCAATCAGCCGAATGACACACTTTATGTCGTGAATTTCTGGGCTACGTGGTGTGCGCCATGTGTTAAGGAATTGCCGCAGTTCGAAGCGTTGAGGCAAGCGTATTCCGATAAGAAATTGGCTGTTCTGCTGGTAAGTCTGGATGATAAGAGCGATCTGACCAGGAAGGTAAATCCATTCGTTCGAAACCGGAAAATTCGGTCAAAAGTCGTTTTACTCGATGAAACTGACCTGAATACGTGGATCGATAAAATAGCCCCGGAGTGGTCGGGAGCACTGCCAATGACGCTGATTATCAACCAACGGCGGAAAATCAGACAGTACATTGGTAAACCCTTGAAGGAAGGAGAACTTACAACCATAATTGATCAATACAAACTATAA
- a CDS encoding aldo/keto reductase, protein MQVTETPASQAGTITIGDLTVNRMAYGAMRLTGHGIWGPPQDHDECIRVLKRTLDLGINFIDTADSYGPHVAEELIAEALYPYPEGLVIGTKGGLLRTGPNQWPVDGSRKHLEEALNGSLKRLKLDQIDLYQLHRFDSKVPSEEFLGFLQEAQQQGKIKHIGLSEVSIEQIEEAKQYFEVVSVQNMYNFGEQRWNNVLHYCEQNNIAFIPWFPLNAGNISAQKAIKKVAERHNATEYQIALAWLLAASPVMLPIAGTSSVKHLEENVQAATIRLTDEDFQDMPLPK, encoded by the coding sequence ATGCAAGTAACAGAAACGCCAGCATCACAAGCTGGTACGATTACCATTGGTGATTTAACCGTCAATCGAATGGCCTACGGAGCTATGCGTCTAACTGGCCACGGCATCTGGGGACCACCTCAAGACCATGATGAGTGCATTCGTGTGCTAAAACGTACTCTCGATCTTGGTATTAACTTCATCGATACCGCCGATAGTTATGGCCCTCATGTTGCAGAAGAGCTGATCGCCGAAGCACTTTATCCCTATCCGGAAGGGTTGGTTATTGGAACCAAAGGCGGATTACTGCGAACGGGCCCGAATCAATGGCCGGTAGATGGGAGCCGGAAACACCTGGAAGAGGCCTTGAATGGCAGCCTTAAGCGCCTGAAACTCGATCAGATTGACCTGTATCAGCTCCACCGCTTCGATAGTAAAGTTCCCTCGGAAGAATTCCTGGGCTTTTTGCAGGAAGCTCAGCAACAGGGCAAAATCAAACACATTGGTTTATCGGAGGTAAGTATCGAACAAATCGAAGAAGCGAAGCAATATTTTGAGGTGGTTTCAGTCCAGAATATGTATAATTTTGGTGAGCAGCGATGGAATAACGTGTTGCACTACTGTGAGCAGAACAATATTGCGTTTATTCCGTGGTTCCCGCTCAATGCAGGTAATATATCGGCTCAAAAAGCGATTAAAAAAGTAGCAGAACGGCACAATGCGACTGAGTACCAGATTGCACTTGCCTGGTTGCTGGCTGCTTCACCTGTTATGTTGCCCATTGCTGGTACCTCTTCGGTGAAACACCTGGAAGAAAATGTACAGGCTGCTACGATCCGGTTAACTGACGAAGATTTTCAGGATATGCCGTTACCGAAATAG
- a CDS encoding FAD-dependent monooxygenase, with product MEQTGIIIGGGIGGLITALALNQQGIRSTIYEKAIRLQEVGAGLVLSSNALFVFDQLGLLEALTSISWPLTKGLITDPNGRIVQELDVQELTKQYGYGTLVVNRGKLQRLLLDSLNPDQIHTGKQLADLYDDGRQVHARFTDGSTADGSFLIGADGIRSAVRTRLFSEQPLHYSGQSCWRTIINYPLPVDEQSTSIEYWGRSAGLRVGLVPCGLNQLYAYITVATPANGHDVPGKTIPYLQSLGQHFPPIVSRILEAAEEGRVHRADLYDLPTLRTWSRGRCTLLGDAAHATTPNVGQGACQAIEDAFVVSTCLGQTTTEAEAFRQYESIRKAKVDRIVKLSRQIGQVVNLPGWLKPLAFTAMRILPKSASKQQFDGIYNMDYARKLAINASRSHPAPVE from the coding sequence ATGGAACAAACAGGAATAATCATCGGAGGAGGTATTGGAGGGCTGATAACGGCGTTAGCCCTGAACCAGCAGGGCATTCGGTCAACTATTTATGAGAAGGCTATCCGTCTACAGGAAGTGGGCGCCGGATTAGTTTTATCGTCCAATGCACTTTTTGTATTCGATCAGTTAGGGCTGTTGGAAGCGCTTACTTCGATTAGCTGGCCGCTTACAAAAGGGTTGATTACAGATCCGAATGGTCGAATTGTACAGGAATTAGATGTTCAGGAACTGACAAAGCAATACGGTTACGGAACGCTTGTTGTCAACCGCGGGAAACTTCAACGGTTATTGCTGGATTCTCTAAATCCGGATCAGATTCATACAGGCAAGCAACTAGCCGACCTATATGACGATGGTCGGCAGGTGCACGCCCGATTTACGGATGGTTCTACAGCGGATGGCTCGTTTTTGATTGGGGCGGATGGCATTCGATCAGCCGTTCGTACGCGACTCTTCAGTGAGCAACCCCTGCATTATTCAGGACAATCCTGCTGGCGAACGATCATCAACTATCCTTTACCCGTTGATGAACAATCGACATCTATTGAATATTGGGGCCGCTCAGCTGGTCTGCGCGTTGGCCTGGTACCATGCGGTCTCAACCAGCTTTATGCCTACATCACCGTGGCGACTCCAGCCAATGGCCATGATGTACCAGGTAAAACCATTCCCTACTTACAGTCTTTAGGCCAGCACTTTCCGCCAATTGTTTCACGGATACTCGAAGCCGCCGAAGAAGGGCGAGTTCACCGCGCCGATCTCTATGACTTACCAACCTTACGAACCTGGTCGCGCGGTCGATGTACCTTACTGGGCGATGCCGCCCACGCCACTACGCCTAACGTAGGTCAGGGAGCCTGTCAGGCAATTGAAGACGCGTTTGTTGTAAGCACATGTCTGGGTCAAACAACGACTGAGGCTGAGGCCTTCCGTCAGTACGAATCAATCCGTAAGGCAAAAGTCGACCGTATTGTAAAACTTTCACGCCAGATTGGGCAGGTTGTTAATTTGCCCGGATGGCTCAAACCACTTGCCTTCACAGCCATGCGAATACTGCCAAAATCGGCCAGCAAACAGCAATTTGACGGAATTTACAACATGGACTATGCTCGAAAACTGGCAATCAACGCTTCTCGATCCCATCCAGCACCCGTCGAATGA
- a CDS encoding nucleoside hydrolase, protein MKKLPVIIDCDPGHDDAVMLMLAVGCGLFDIKAITTSAGNQTQAKTLKNALKIKALLAVDIPVYKGCDKPLFRELIIADYVHGEMGMDGPILPEPVIEAEPLSAIEAIAKILTDSPEKVTLVPTGPLTNIATFLLAYPHLKSKIERISLMGGGAFRGNMTPTAEFNIYVDPEAAAVVFNSGVPITMCGLDVTHKALVFQEDIELFRAVGNKTGKVIAELMDFFSIFYRKERTELNGGAALHDPCAIAWLIDPSMFQSKACYVDVELTGKLTLGTTVVDFFDVLKKKPNVDFVYDIDRKKYIKLIYDSIQNLP, encoded by the coding sequence ATGAAGAAATTACCCGTGATTATTGACTGTGACCCCGGTCACGATGATGCCGTGATGTTGATGCTGGCGGTTGGTTGTGGCTTGTTTGATATTAAAGCAATCACGACATCGGCCGGAAACCAGACACAGGCAAAAACGCTGAAAAACGCGCTGAAAATTAAGGCTTTGCTAGCCGTTGATATCCCCGTTTATAAAGGCTGCGACAAGCCTCTTTTTCGTGAACTCATTATTGCCGATTATGTGCACGGCGAGATGGGAATGGACGGTCCTATTCTGCCGGAGCCTGTTATTGAAGCCGAGCCCTTATCGGCCATCGAAGCCATTGCCAAAATTCTGACCGATAGCCCGGAGAAGGTCACCCTTGTGCCGACCGGACCACTAACCAACATTGCCACTTTTTTGCTGGCCTATCCGCATCTGAAGTCGAAAATTGAGCGGATTTCGCTGATGGGCGGTGGCGCTTTTCGAGGGAATATGACGCCTACTGCCGAGTTCAATATCTATGTCGATCCCGAAGCCGCTGCTGTTGTGTTTAATTCTGGTGTTCCGATCACCATGTGCGGTCTGGACGTTACGCACAAGGCATTGGTTTTTCAGGAAGATATAGAACTGTTCAGAGCTGTTGGGAATAAAACGGGCAAAGTGATCGCTGAATTGATGGACTTCTTTTCCATCTTTTACCGAAAAGAGCGGACCGAGTTGAATGGGGGAGCCGCACTGCACGATCCCTGTGCCATTGCCTGGTTGATTGATCCATCCATGTTTCAATCGAAAGCCTGTTACGTAGATGTAGAACTGACGGGCAAGCTAACGCTGGGCACCACCGTAGTCGATTTTTTCGATGTATTGAAAAAGAAACCGAATGTCGATTTTGTGTACGACATCGATAGAAAGAAGTACATCAAATTGATTTACGACTCGATCCAGAATTTGCCTTAA
- a CDS encoding TetR/AcrR family transcriptional regulator — protein sequence MDTKAKILQAALKLFNEQGADVSTVRHIAKEVGISHGNLCYHFPNTDIIINHLYDQLVDQLSVRIGAVYATADQEMEVLIESAKASMAILHDYRFLMLDFAGIMRRIPELREKHRALVVKRKVVFRQILLQLRASDRMRGELYPGHDDDLLDQLFIVGDFWLSSATIFHDGPIDEKLNHYQRIFLALLIPLLTEKGIAEWRSIEQFA from the coding sequence GTGGATACAAAAGCTAAAATTTTACAGGCGGCTCTGAAATTGTTTAATGAGCAGGGAGCAGATGTTAGTACGGTTCGGCATATTGCCAAAGAAGTAGGCATCAGCCACGGGAATTTGTGTTATCATTTCCCCAATACCGACATTATAATAAACCACCTTTACGACCAATTGGTCGATCAGCTGAGCGTTCGGATCGGGGCGGTTTATGCGACTGCTGATCAGGAAATGGAAGTTCTCATCGAATCGGCTAAAGCAAGCATGGCGATCCTGCATGACTATCGTTTTTTGATGCTGGATTTCGCTGGTATTATGCGACGAATACCGGAACTGCGCGAGAAGCATAGGGCTTTGGTTGTAAAACGCAAAGTCGTGTTCCGGCAAATCCTGCTTCAGTTAAGAGCATCGGACAGAATGCGGGGGGAGCTATATCCGGGCCACGATGACGATTTGCTGGATCAGTTGTTTATAGTCGGCGATTTCTGGTTATCCAGTGCTACTATTTTTCATGATGGTCCGATTGACGAGAAACTTAATCACTATCAGCGCATCTTTCTGGCGCTCCTGATTCCATTGTTGACCGAAAAAGGAATCGCCGAGTGGCGCTCGATTGAGCAATTCGCCTAA
- a CDS encoding thioredoxin family protein has product MKKTAFLSMLALLLTVALMSTRSLSDGYKVGDTVQDFKLKNVDGKTVSLADKKDAKGYIIAFTCNSCPVAKAYESRIMALNEEFASKGYPVLAIQANDAEQSPGDSFMAMQDRAKAKKYAFPYLYDESQAVARTFGATNTPHMFVVKKDGGQYKIAYIGAIDNNQRDASAADKKYVEEAVNALLSGKSVTTTSARAIGCGIKWKNA; this is encoded by the coding sequence ATGAAAAAGACCGCTTTTTTGTCAATGTTGGCACTGCTACTGACTGTAGCGTTGATGAGTACCCGGAGTTTGTCGGATGGGTATAAGGTAGGGGATACGGTTCAGGATTTTAAACTGAAAAATGTAGATGGAAAAACGGTTTCGCTGGCTGACAAAAAAGACGCGAAAGGCTACATTATCGCCTTTACCTGCAACAGCTGTCCGGTAGCGAAAGCCTATGAAAGCCGGATTATGGCACTGAATGAAGAGTTTGCGTCGAAAGGGTATCCTGTTCTGGCGATTCAGGCCAATGATGCTGAACAGTCGCCCGGCGATTCATTCATGGCCATGCAGGACCGGGCTAAAGCAAAAAAATACGCATTCCCTTATCTGTATGATGAGAGTCAGGCCGTTGCCCGGACCTTTGGTGCAACGAACACTCCCCATATGTTCGTTGTCAAAAAAGACGGTGGTCAATATAAGATTGCTTACATCGGGGCCATTGATAACAATCAGCGCGACGCATCGGCTGCCGATAAAAAATACGTCGAAGAAGCCGTCAATGCGTTGCTGTCGGGCAAGTCGGTAACCACAACATCGGCCAGAGCCATTGGTTGCGGTATTAAGTGGAAAAATGCTTAA
- a CDS encoding pyridoxal phosphate-dependent aminotransferase, with protein sequence MIIPLAHRADQTQEYYFSVKLAEVRRLQAAGHDVINLGIGNPDLMPSANTVDALIKSAQQPASHGYQPYKGTPGLRQAIAQFYAHTYGVPLDADTEILPLIGSKEGITHISLTFLNDGDGVLVPELGYPAYRAVSRMIGAYVREYPLLEYGGWQPDWEVMADLLTDTTKLIWLNYPHMPTGAPATRALFERAVRFAHDHRILLCHDNPYSLILNKKPPISLLSVDGAKEVGIELNSLSKSHNMAGWRIGWMAAAKAYVDAVLTIKSNVDSGQFKPLMDAAAEALTNSDDWHRERNAVYQGRLDAVHAFLDALNCTYTTDQEGLFIWAKLSDSTESAEKLVDDLLLTKHVFIAPGFIFGPKGDRYIRVSLCMPKERIEEAVKRIK encoded by the coding sequence ATGATAATCCCTCTTGCCCACCGCGCTGATCAAACGCAGGAATACTATTTTTCGGTGAAATTGGCCGAAGTCCGTCGCCTTCAGGCGGCTGGACATGATGTAATTAACCTCGGTATCGGCAATCCTGACCTGATGCCGTCTGCCAACACGGTGGATGCGCTCATCAAGTCGGCGCAACAGCCAGCATCGCATGGATATCAGCCTTATAAGGGTACGCCAGGCTTGCGCCAGGCCATCGCTCAGTTTTATGCCCATACCTATGGAGTTCCGCTTGATGCCGATACCGAAATTTTGCCATTAATTGGCTCAAAAGAAGGTATTACCCATATTTCGCTGACGTTCCTGAATGACGGCGATGGCGTTCTCGTTCCTGAACTGGGTTATCCGGCCTACCGGGCTGTGAGCCGTATGATTGGCGCTTATGTTCGCGAATATCCTTTACTGGAGTATGGCGGGTGGCAACCCGATTGGGAGGTTATGGCCGATTTGCTGACCGATACGACCAAACTTATCTGGCTCAATTATCCGCATATGCCGACCGGTGCACCCGCAACCCGTGCTTTATTTGAGCGGGCCGTACGGTTTGCCCACGATCATCGGATATTGTTGTGTCACGACAACCCTTATAGCCTGATTCTGAATAAAAAACCGCCTATTAGTCTGTTATCGGTCGACGGAGCGAAAGAGGTAGGTATCGAGTTGAATTCGTTGAGTAAGTCGCATAATATGGCGGGCTGGCGTATTGGCTGGATGGCTGCGGCCAAAGCTTATGTAGATGCCGTATTGACCATTAAAAGTAACGTCGACTCGGGACAGTTCAAACCCTTGATGGATGCCGCTGCCGAAGCCCTAACCAACTCCGACGATTGGCACCGCGAGCGTAATGCCGTGTATCAGGGACGGTTAGATGCCGTTCATGCTTTTCTGGATGCGCTCAACTGTACCTATACGACTGATCAGGAAGGGTTGTTCATCTGGGCGAAACTCTCCGATTCAACCGAATCGGCCGAAAAACTGGTGGATGACTTACTCCTGACGAAGCACGTTTTCATTGCACCGGGCTTCATTTTTGGACCCAAAGGCGATCGCTACATACGGGTGTCGTTGTGTATGCCTAAAGAACGGATCGAAGAAGCTGTAAAACGAATAAAATAA
- a CDS encoding prephenate dehydrogenase, translating into MVVSIVGIGLLGGSFALAIREKYPKIRFVGVDTSTVNGQLALAKGIVDEVLPLEEAVAQSTLVVMATPVNIIIDLLPRVLDLLPPGATVVDLGSTKELICGIADAHSKRAQFVAAHPMAGTENSGPSAAFKELLPGKNLIICDREKSNPDSLTLTESLFRDAGMKLFYMTPQEHDLHLAYVSHLSHISAFALGLTVLEKEKDEQAIFDMASTGFSSTVRLAKSSPQMWAPIFDQNRINVSDALSAYIEFLQQFKQVIDDQDVKTSLDFMQRANVIRRVLDGIEKR; encoded by the coding sequence ATGGTTGTAAGCATCGTTGGAATAGGCTTATTAGGTGGATCGTTCGCCCTGGCCATACGCGAAAAATACCCCAAAATACGCTTCGTTGGTGTCGATACCTCAACCGTCAATGGCCAGCTAGCACTAGCTAAAGGCATTGTCGATGAGGTCTTGCCATTGGAGGAAGCTGTAGCACAAAGCACGTTGGTCGTGATGGCTACACCCGTCAATATTATTATCGATCTGTTGCCCAGGGTTCTGGATTTATTGCCACCCGGTGCAACCGTTGTCGATCTGGGGTCGACCAAAGAACTGATTTGCGGCATTGCTGATGCACATTCAAAACGGGCGCAGTTTGTGGCCGCTCACCCCATGGCCGGAACCGAAAATTCTGGCCCCAGCGCTGCCTTCAAGGAGCTGTTACCCGGCAAAAATCTGATCATCTGCGACCGCGAGAAAAGCAATCCCGATAGCCTGACGCTGACCGAAAGCCTATTCCGGGATGCCGGTATGAAATTGTTTTATATGACTCCGCAGGAGCATGATCTTCATCTGGCCTATGTCTCGCACCTGAGCCATATCAGCGCTTTCGCACTTGGCCTGACGGTATTGGAAAAGGAAAAAGACGAACAGGCCATCTTCGATATGGCCAGCACCGGTTTCAGCTCAACGGTACGGTTGGCCAAAAGCTCTCCGCAGATGTGGGCACCTATTTTTGACCAGAACCGGATCAATGTTTCCGATGCGCTTTCGGCTTATATCGAGTTTCTACAGCAGTTTAAGCAGGTTATCGACGATCAGGATGTAAAAACCTCCCTCGATTTCATGCAGCGGGCCAATGTCATTCGACGGGTGCTGGATGGGATCGAGAAGCGTTGA
- a CDS encoding NUDIX hydrolase — translation MIPDNDPRPWSVESSEYLHQLPWFTVRKDAVRMQNGGTIPNYFILEYPDWINVVAVTTEGQVVLIRQYRHGIAGVHYELCAGVVDPGEEPLVAAQRELLEETGFGGGQWTPLMTLSANPGTHANLTHSFLAIGVEPKQAQHLESTEEITVHIVSPERAWDIINKGEMMQALHLAPLLKYLAER, via the coding sequence ATGATTCCAGATAATGACCCTCGGCCCTGGTCGGTCGAAAGCTCCGAATACCTCCATCAATTGCCGTGGTTTACGGTTCGCAAAGATGCCGTCCGAATGCAAAATGGCGGTACTATTCCCAATTATTTCATTTTAGAGTATCCTGACTGGATCAATGTCGTGGCTGTAACGACCGAAGGACAGGTTGTACTGATCCGGCAATACCGGCATGGTATTGCAGGTGTTCACTACGAACTTTGCGCGGGTGTTGTTGATCCCGGCGAAGAGCCACTCGTGGCGGCTCAGCGCGAACTTCTGGAAGAAACGGGCTTTGGGGGTGGCCAGTGGACACCATTGATGACACTCTCTGCCAATCCGGGAACGCATGCAAACCTGACGCATTCATTTTTGGCGATCGGGGTAGAGCCTAAACAGGCGCAGCACCTCGAATCGACTGAAGAAATAACCGTTCATATTGTATCGCCGGAACGGGCATGGGACATCATCAATAAGGGCGAGATGATGCAGGCATTGCATCTGGCCCCATTGCTGAAATACCTCGCTGAACGATGA